The Elaeis guineensis isolate ETL-2024a chromosome 5, EG11, whole genome shotgun sequence DNA segment GAGGAGCAGAAGCATTTAGACTTTGATGTTTTCAAACAGTATTCAGTTTGTGGCTTTTGTGCATGACTTTCACGATCTTTCTCTTTGTTCATTATTTTGTATTTCTTCTTTGCTTGCTTGCAGTCCTCAAGGAGTCAAGAACAAAGAAGCTATTGGTGCAACATGTTGAGACTATAAGGCACTCTGAAGCCATTAAAGATGTTTTGCATTCTTTTCTGGTTGGCATTTCATCTTGCTTCTTCTTAATATATTTTCTTGCATATTGTCTCTAAACATGCCAACCAGATGATATCCTACTTTTGGGGTTATATATGTTGGTTAAAGCAGTAACTATGTCACACCATTCTTATTTTGCTGATTAAAGTAATTGATGGAAAATGAAATATCTGTTTCAATGCCTGTAACCTCATGCAATTCTTGTATACATGAACTTGGGAATTGATTATATTAAATCATTTTCTAGGAGAACTAAACATAGTTCCTTCAAATATGCTCGTttcaacttgaattttttttcctaGAATAGACAGTCTATGTTTGAAGAGTTTTGCCCTCAACATATCCAGAAGCTGCTCCAAAACCCAGGGGTTTTTTGATATTTCATGTCAGACCAATCTGTGTATGGCATTACATATGTTAGAACAATTGGTCTCTAGTTGATAAAATGGTCCattttgccttcataaagaactcAAGTGGCAGGAAAGTTCAATTATCATTTACCTTCTTTCAGTTGGCTTGAGCTGCATTTTTGAAACGGCAGATTCTGAAGTCAGTTGGCTTGATTGGAGTTTAAGGTTACTGGTAGGAAGGTGGAAAATTTCCTGCTTGTATTTACAGAGGTTACAAGTTGGAACACTGTGGTGCTTGGTGTGGTTGGTTAGTCTCTTTTTCGCCATTTTCAATTATGCTGCAGTAGGGACATCCCATATAGATTTGTTTGGAACTGTTGCTGAGTTCACAGTGTCTTGTCCCTTGAATAAGTACTTTTTGGAGCAAGAAGGGAAATTCCTAGTAGATTCTTTACTTGAAAAAATGTGCAAATTTGCTGTGAGTTTACCTCAAGTTAATGCATGCTTGACAAAAAATCTGTCATACATCTGCCCCTGCAATTTAAGAGTACAACTTGCTAGAATaagtatttttttcataatttagtgGTCTTTCCATGATCAGCTGCTTATTGGCTTCCTCCCTTATTTACATCCTAGATCATTGCCATCATTTGAAAAGCTACCACCCAAGTTAATTTTGTTAGTTCATTGGCTTTGTTTTGCCAAAGAAAGTAGATGATTTTGATCCTATTTCATGTGGAGTTGGATGAACTCGGTAGAAATGTGATTTGTAGTGTGataaaattcatgaatcatgggttGTCTCTATGAGGTGGATTAGAAAATTGGGTTCATGTGCTTCAGGTAGGTAGATCATGTGCTTCAGGTAGAACCTGAATCAAGTTTCTGGGTGCTTAATCTGATTGTTTAAGGTACAATCAAGAGATAAATAATCtgctcaatgaatatctataaagGTAGCAAATTTTAAGATATTGTGTCATAAATATGATGGTAACTTGCTTTTGCATGCCTTTATGTTTTTTTTCCTGCGTGGGTTTTCTCTGTTATCATTGATGTTTCCATATAATGGCTATAATTAAAGAAAATGTTATGCATATGATTTTTTGTTTAACTAAAATGATGCTTGTTATGTGACTGCAGCATTTAATATGCTGAAAGTGCCATTCcttaatatttttaacttttaattaCGATTATCCAAAACAGCATGCACTGTTTTGGGAGTCAGATTAAACTTGCTTCTACTTTTTAGCATGACATGGTTAATCACTTTGCTATTCTTGTATTTTCTTGTTTTACTTTCTCTGTGATCTTGTTTTCCTTATTTGAACTGTGAATTTCTTTTGCCCTATGTGGCACTGTCATGTGGTGTTGAGCAAAAGCATAAACGGCCTTGCAGACATGTATGTGActgtttatttcttttttttttttttcaagcaacCTGGTTCTAGTGGTTCAAAAGAGTTCAAAAGGAAGATTGAAGAGCGGAGGAGTGCACATAAACAAGATAAAGTAAGTATAACATCTATTTCTATTGGTTCATTGGAAGGTGAGGGACCTTTAccccctcttttttcttttatcacATGACTTTTTGTCCCTCataaggagatttgatttagactGGATGCCAGGCCTTGTCTACATACAGGTCAGACTATGGGTGGTCATACATGCTCCATTTTGAACCTGGGAACACGAGCCTATTCTgacatcaaaaccaaatcaatataTCCCTAGCTTGTGTATATTTGCTCTGCACTGCTGGTCAAACAAGGTTTCTCATGCTTGGCTGGTTGACTTGATAATTTCTTCCACCCTCTTAGGGTCTGTTTAGATATTCCTACAAGATTAGGCTGAAAGTCCTGCAGGATTAGTGGATTGGGCTGCCCATTTAAGCATGGATCTATCAACCAAACACCTAATCCAAATCCTTtggtggtctttttttttttttttttcctgcagtCCAAAGTCTAGGATTTGGGCTGGGATTTGGGAAGGTCCTTGGAAGATGCAAGCTAGACAGGCTGGCAGGCCCAACCAAACACCTAATCCAAATCCTTtggtggtcttttttttttttttcttttcctgcaGTCCAAAGTCTAAGATTTGGGAAGGTCCTTGGAAGATGCAAGCTAGACAGGCTAGCAGGCCCAACTCCTGCAGGATTTTCAGCCCAATATTGTATGAatatccaaacaggcccttatCTTGTCTGGAAACCCAAATAAACAGTCCAAGCCATGCCGACATGCTATTCTGGCACATACTGAGCCTAAAAGAGTTCTGAACCCAAGGATAAGCCTTAGGCATACCTGTAACCTGAACAGATATAGAAAGAGCTTGGTCCATTTGCATCTTGAACTGATGGGCATTAAAACTGGCCTGGGCTTGATATACTGAATTTTGTCAAATGTAACCTCATATGATATCACTTCATGCTAATATTGTGTTTTGGATGCTTGAAAACTGATTGCAATGATGGAAGTATGATCAGTTAGTACCTAAAATATTGGTCCGGAACATGATAGATGTATGTCACAGACATGATATACATATGTGTAAGACTTGTACATATGCATCTGGGTGTATGGTTGACTTTGCAGGGGGGAAATGAGAATCTtaaatctcccacatccccaacTTTTATGCACCAGACTCTGCtaaccatcaatctgttgccgactctgaaaattttctctttttttatatttttaattagatgaGTAAGGGGAAACTGCCCCCACAACCTCAAATCAGAAATAGTTTTgttaatcaataaaaatatgggTTCTTGCCTTTTTAGTTTTTGCTGCTATTTTCCAGTTGTCTCTTTTAACAGGAGTGTTGAGAATGGGTAACCAACTCCAAGTTGGCCTTTTATTATCTCCCTTTTTTGCCTTTACTTGGTCAGTGTTGCTGTGATGTTCAGTTTGTCGGTCATTAGTTTCAGTAATTGAAATGTTTAATTCAACTGTCAGTATTaacaatttataattttttccaGCAGAAGCAAGATCAGCTACGGTCTGCAGCTATACAAAAGCATGAGGTACATTTCAATTTACTTAACATTTTTTTCTTTCCGGTGATTAGAGGTGTGATTTATTATGGTTAGTTACTACATATAACCTCTTTGTGATGCATGATACTTGTTTCCTACAGGAGGGATGGAAATTAATCTCCTTCGTGTATTAGACCTGTACTTATTAATCCATTTGAAGATATTTAGTATTCCTTAACAGTCCATTAAGAAATCTTTCTTTCTTTGTAACACTCTTTCACCGTCAACATGGTTCATTATTTTAGTGTGGAAAtgatcagaaattaaaatttgtCTGACTGGTAGATTTTCATGCATAGGGGTTAAGTGTCACACACACGCACTCTCACACTCCTTGCTTCTGGTCAGATAATTGAAATTTGTAAGAATCGTTCGGCAGGTAGAAGTACTTGATTACTGTCTTATTATAGGTTAATCTTAAATGTCGGTATAAAGGAAGTATTCCAACATCTAGGTTCCATATAAGATTgactatttgttttttttttttttttggttccttCCTAGGATCTAGCAAGAAATGCTCGTTTTGAACAAATATGGAAGAGCAGAAGGGGCTGTACAGATCCGGATGAAGATTCCTTGCGCGAATTATGCCATCTTTATGATGTTGTtcaagttgatgttgaggataggACATCTAGGAAGGTGCAAAAGCCAGAGTAAGTTGTATTTTTATGTTTTCCAATTTTTTTGGTCATATCTGTCTCCTGATTCATAATTACTACCACTTGATTTTCATGCAGAGTTTCCGATCTTGAAGATAACGCCATTTTGTGTAACTATCTGCCACTGATAAGGGAATATCTTCCAACAGCTGCTGCAGAGATAGAATCTGATATGCGTGCTTATGCATCCAGAGAAGGTAATCTCTCATATCTTAAAGTTATACTGACATCCTCAAGATTTCACTAATAAATTTTAAGCATACTTCTGTGATTCACTGATCATCAGCAGTATTCAAACCAAGCCTTCTAGATTATAATTATCGATTTAAAACTATCAAGGCTTTTGAAATACTTCATTTGAAAATCACTAAATCTGCACATGCATTAGGCGAGAATAACACATGCGTAATGTGAAGCACGCCCCTTGCCACTTAAGTTGTGGATCTCACATGAGTTAGATGGGGAGCTGACAAAAGCAGGATGTGTTTCTGGCTTACATTGCACTCAGGCAGATTTTTCTTACAAATGCATGGAGGTCCAGCATCCTCTATTTTATACTTCCACTAGATATATTGATTTAATGGGGACAAAAGTTCTAAAACCAATCTTTGCAGTATAGCAGTTTGGAAGGACGGGAAGACCTATAGGATGACATGGATGAAAGTTTGAGGAAATATTCGGAAAAGCTTGTGGGGACATAAATTTAAATCCCTCAATATTAACAGTGGCGGTAAGATATTTGAAAGCTAACGAAATTTTGTGTTGTCATTAATTTTGAAGCCCGCAATATGACATGATAAGATAGTTGATAGCCCTCAATATTTGGGTTCTGGTTTGGTGGGAGGGGTTGAGTGGGACTTGGAGAGGAGTTCCTTATGGGTGTAATTGAACAACAAAAGTAACCCTGTTGCACCAAATTGAACTTAACAATTAATGGCTAGTGAGTTATTTTATAGCCAACCATGAATTTTAAATCCAACTATGAATAGTTAGGATTAGGTTACTTTACTGCTGTTGGTTTCTACAAAATGAACAAATGGTAGAAGTGGGTCTAATAGGATGGATCTTACAAAGAAAACAAACCATAGTAGCATTAAAATTTAATGCAGCAATAAATTGCATTTAGGTACTGTGAATCTAAAAACGGGCGGCCCAGTGCATGAGGCTCCCACCATTGTGGGGTCTAAGGAGGGTTTGAGATACATAGCTTTACCCCACATACATAGAGGTTGTTTCTGTGCTCCAAACCCATGACATCTGGATCACAATGGTGCAACCTCACCATTGCGCCATTAAGGTACTATGAAGGTAGTGGTGAATATTTGAGATCAGATTCCTTTATTGTGATTAgctatataaaataagaaaagaaacctTAGTGGTGAATAGTGAATTTCTTAGATTAATCTACTAAAGGAAACAAACCCTTGTGGCACTACATTGTAATGGAGCAATGATTTGCTATTAAGGTACTTAAAGCTGGTGATGAGTAGTTCGAATGGGAGTTCTTTATTGCTTTTGGTTGATACTACATAGGGTGGGGTGAGTGTGGATGGGTTCCTATAGGGCTTAATCTAATGAAGCAACCTAAAAAATAGTGTAAAAAGCTTATGTAAGTGCTTGTGTTGGTAGTATTCTTGTTAGCTTTCTTAACGAGGGTGTCATCCCATCTGCACAAAATCCTATGTCATCTCATCTGCACAAAATCCTATCTTTTAACTGTTACCATATTCAGTTCCTGTCACTTAAAGCATCCTCTGTGGAAGTATAAATATGGAGTGCAACTATCCAGTAGTATCAGCCAATTAACTAAAAAGAAATGGACCTTTTTGAAAGATTCTCTGATAATTTCCCAAAAGGCCTCCATATGCCCCTATAATGTTATACATTCTGAGAAATAATGTCTATGATGTTATACCTTCTGAAAGACGTTATTTAGATATATACTCCTAACTCGTATATTTTGTAAAACTAGTTCCTACAATTTGGGTGTCATGGGTCTATGCTATTTTGGGAGTATTAATCAGACAGACAAATATGTTATAAATTTGGAAATCTATTGTCACCTGTTACATTCCTTTATGATCGTTCTGTGCCATGATGAATAGATAACTATGTCTATGACTTGTACACTGTGGATGATGGTTTGAAAAATAACGAGGCAGACAAGGCAATTGATTATCCACTGTAAGGAAACTTGATTCATGtcattttctttctttaattTATATGATTTCAAAGTGGATTTCTTTAAATAATATTGACATATGAATTGCCTTTCCAGGGTGCAAGTAGATGTTGATGATGAGTATTATGATGGCCCCCTGCAATCGGAATATGAAAGTGATGATTCAAATGGTACGTATGTCTGTCCTATTCCTTTCATCTATGCGCGAGTGGCACTGAGAGTTTACTTGTTTGGCCTGCAGCTGAAGATAATCCAAGGAATGATTATCCTGACGAAGAGTTATCTAGGGATGATGAAGATGAGGATAGAGACCCTTTCAATGATTTGGAAGGTTCAGACTCTCAATATGAAGAAGAAATTGTTGATGTTGATGAAGAATCTGAAGATGACCAGAGATATGAATATCACGGAGACCAACATTATACCTATCCAGAAaacaagtttgataggatccgtAATGCCAAGTTTTTGTGATGATGCATGCCTTATACCATTGTATTGTCCAAGTTGCAATCACTTTTGCGAATCTCTGATTGCACACTCCGTCAAATTAGCGTTACTTACAAAGTATGATGTCAAAACTTTATTAGCTGGAAAATACTGCCTTATCTGAAGCATATTGTTGAAAATGTGCTCCTGAGAATATTTTTGTTTATAAGGTTGCTCATGTCTGTGGATTCCCATTGTTTGGTCTAACATTTTTGGTGACTACAGAGTCAGATGAGAGTGAGTGGCTTTGTATAGGATTATCAGTAAGGGGTGCTAATCTACCATTGTTCTATTGATCGAGTGCAACCTATCCATTCATCTTGGGTCACTTTTTTTCACCTGTCATGCAATCCGGTATCTGATGGTATATTGATGCAAGGATGGTTTTACAAAGGCATCCAATGTTTGTGAAGAAATTTTTTATGCAGGTCATCAAGGCTTGAGCTTTTTCTGGTGTGGAATGCTGTCAGTTTAGTACGTATACACGATCGAGTCAAAATATAGCAAAGGATGATTCTTGAGAATTTTTTCAGCCTTGTAGATTTTCTACCATGCAAGGTCATCGtaattgttgcggccaattcctCCGTCGTCTGATCGCTAGgaatgagcgcctgcaaaagaaagtccgtacTGACCGGAGACGGCTCCAGCGGGGATCtttcgacggtcaagtcagagaggagactaggcaacagtgagaagagAGCAAAGAAttcaacgagagagagagggggagagcaaGTCTGTCTTTTTTTTTCAGATCTCAAGCACTGTAGCCTtctccgatatatatagtggagcgtagtatggcgccgtcattaatggcgcagacaattgaggaattgtcaactcactgtagattgtcagagtcgccgtgaaagtgtcacgtcgctgtgaggctgtcaaatcactagggttgacaatgtcctaggcgggataatgcctttaggcggcagtgccgcatg contains these protein-coding regions:
- the LOC105045935 gene encoding RNA-directed DNA methylation 4 isoform X1 produces the protein MKAGGRTPDGCSRGRGIPRGREWAMAELGETSVSSPPPSNLMKAKPVVVRVKRKLSQARLDAFWLEINERPLKRALLDLGSLSISDCSTGKVLKESRTKKLLVQHVETIRHSEAIKDVLHSFLQPGSSGSKEFKRKIEERRSAHKQDKQKQDQLRSAAIQKHEDLARNARFEQIWKSRRGCTDPDEDSLRELCHLYDVVQVDVEDRTSRKVQKPEVSDLEDNAILCNYLPLIREYLPTAAAEIESDMRAYASREDNYVYDLYTVDDGLKNNEADKAIDYPLVQVDVDDEYYDGPLQSEYESDDSNAEDNPRNDYPDEELSRDDEDEDRDPFNDLEGSDSQYEEEIVDVDEESEDDQRYEYHGDQHYTYPENKFDRIRNAKFL
- the LOC105045935 gene encoding RNA-directed DNA methylation 4 isoform X2, with amino-acid sequence MKAGGRTPDGCSRGRGIPRGREWAMAELGETSVSSPPPSNLMKAKPVVVRVKRKLSQARLDAFWLEINERPLKRALLDLGSLSISDCSTGKVLKESRTKKLLVQHVETIRHSEAIKDVLHSFLQPGSSGSKEFKRKIEERRSAHKQDKKQDQLRSAAIQKHEDLARNARFEQIWKSRRGCTDPDEDSLRELCHLYDVVQVDVEDRTSRKVQKPEVSDLEDNAILCNYLPLIREYLPTAAAEIESDMRAYASREDNYVYDLYTVDDGLKNNEADKAIDYPLVQVDVDDEYYDGPLQSEYESDDSNAEDNPRNDYPDEELSRDDEDEDRDPFNDLEGSDSQYEEEIVDVDEESEDDQRYEYHGDQHYTYPENKFDRIRNAKFL